The Sabethes cyaneus chromosome 1, idSabCyanKW18_F2, whole genome shotgun sequence DNA segment CGCAGCGCTCCTTGGATGCGGTCACAGCAGCGGGGTCTGTTCGGCATCAACTCGAGCCCGAAATCAGTGCGATCTGTTTCCACCAGGATGAGTGCACCGGCCAATACCAATCGGATGCGATCCAGTTCGGTGGAAAGTCACTCCAGTAATGACTCTCGATCCGGTCGGCGACGCAGGCATCGAAGCAGGCGAGTCTCGGACAATGAAAGCGAAATGTCACGCGGATCGGGTCGCTCCGGCCGGTCGCACAACTCCCACCGTAAACACCGACGGCATCGTTCCAAAAACCGTCGTAATCGCTCCGATACGGAAAGTCGTGATCGTAGCTATTCGAGTCATCGTCGCTCTACGGAATCCATCGAATTGGTAGACTCCGGTGAACAATGGCTAGAGGTACAAAGAAAACAAGCGGATAATGTCCAGAAGGCGGCTGTCATCAAGAGCAGTCAGGTGTTGAAGGGCTCCACGCCGGACTCGGGAATTGTGCACCACCATCGTAGCCGACGGCATCGAAAGCATCGCTCACCATCGGAGAAAATCTGGTCTAGTGAACTGACGAAACATTTGCAATTCGATCTTGTCGATACCACTGGCATGACTGAGGATCAACTCAGGGAAATACCCTATACGGTGGTGGAAACCGATCATCTAGCTACCAAAAAACCGAACTCCCTCAAGGTGCATAAAACTAGTCATCATGTTAATCAGCGGATCGATCGGATACGCGAGTATCCGAAGGAAAACGTTAACGACAACATGAGTGGAGTAAACGGTTCAATCCGGTCAGCCAGTACCATAAGCTCATCCAGGGATTACGATAGGAACTCGGGTTTAATAAGGTTTTCATTTTTAGTGATCTCTAAATTCGTATCGATTACTGAACTATGGCTTATTTTAGAATGATGTCCAGCATGAGTATGGGGGACTTCATCTCTCCAACAGGATCCAGTTTAAGTCCACTGGATAGCTCCGGATTGCGTGTAAGTCATGAGCATACCGACTCAGGCTTAGGAGCAGATCAAGATTACGCGTATTCATCGGAAAGGTAACATGGTgaactttttcacttttaaactgtTCTGTTAAAAGCCAAACTTTCCCTTTAGGTCCAGTGACAGTGCTAAATACGGTACCAACAAATCGTCGGGAGCATCGGTAACCTCAGCTCACACCAAATCATCCTCGTCGAACAACATGAAGAATCATCATCATTCAGTGAGTAGTAATAGTACAACTACTACAACTCGGAAGCCACCACTGTGCCCAAGTCGGCAGCAGAAGCTTCCGGGCCCGATCATTCCCGGTGTTCATAGCACTTCCAGTGCACCTAACAATCGTTTAATCAATAGCAGTAACACACATTTTCAAAACAATCACTACACGTTTAGCCTAACGCGGCAGAGTGCGTCTTCGGGACATGGAAGTCGCCCTGCCTATGGGTCTAGTACAGGTTTAGGGTTAAATGCGTATGGTTATCTAGACTCGGCTGCTACACTGTCATCGACCTCACCGTACCACTATTATTACGATGGTACCGGATTCCGCAGTGCAGCCAACCAACCGTGCCTGGTTGGGCTGCCTGGATACGAGAACTCTCGACTTGGTTCCATTCGTGGAACCAAATCAGACATAGGAGTTCCCATTCGACCGAAAACCCATCGCCATCAACAGTATATTACTAGCGTGCACAGCCGACTAGCGAATGGTGTTAGTAAGCGGGCTATGATGCCGTCCACCAAAACGGACTATCTAGAGAATTATAAGACTGGGCTAGAAAGACTTAAGCTTTCCAACAATCAAAACAATGGCAACAGTAGCAATAGCCACAGCCCGCCAGAGGCTTTCATCGGGTTGTTGAACACGTCCGTTAGTGTTCAGAACATCATAAATAATAATTACCAGCCGGCTCCGGCTTTTAAAGGCAGCGGAACCGGTTCGGTGTGCAGCAGTCCCGGCAATAACGGACAGGGTATGCTCGGAAAGGGAAATGACCGAGTGGGTCCACTAGTTTTTTTGGACTCCAATCAGAATCGTAACAGTCCCGCCCACGAGGGCCACTCATTTCAGGCGAACGTAAGTACTACCGTTCACTCGGTACTCGTTGCTCGCTTGCTGTCGAATGTTGCATCTCCTTCCCGCGTGGAATGTTGAATCCTGCATGATATTTGTGCCTGTGTTAATAGTTGTCCTGTTTTGCGATTGTTTAGAATAAGTGAATTTTTTGCATGTTCTATTTCTGTAAGTACCGCTCTGTTACCGTTTTCAACTATTTTCCAAAAATGTGTCTTATTATTTTGGTTCCCCCGCTATCATGCATGACCTCCAACTGTTTTGTCGGAGTGAATTCCTTTTATACCGAATTCCAATTCCTTTGGTTTCGTCGCtcactttgtttatttttccgaTGGCTTATCAGTGACTGAATTCATTTAAAATATGCTCACGGTTCCCCCATAGGGCCGAAACTATACCGAAATATTTCTATCCTTTTCGAATATAATACAGAAAATCACACGTTTTTACATTCATGTGAACTGGTTTATACCCGACAAGAAGTATAGAGGTAACGATACCACATGGCGACCGTGACTATAAGAACGCATGGTTTGATTTGCGATCAAATGTGAAAGTGAAATGTGAAAATTGTGAAGAGGATCTATTCACAATAGAAATTGCCTAtatatttgaaacaaaatgaaagcttccacATTTCCTCTTACAGTAGTTAGAGCAAAGCACGGAGATCCAGAATGGAGATTTGAGTAGAAACTCAATTTTTCTGGAAAGGTATATAAGAAAACCTTACGCTGTCCGAGAAATTATGGTTGGGGTGGTGCTAATCGCAAAactaactattttattttaagatttttttttttaattatattctcGTGACTTTACCAACCTGGGTcattcattttcataaaaatcttACACTGTTTAATTTTTGTGCAAACTTATACAACGGTTCGTTGAACTCAAAAAGGCTTTCAACGGCGGAGAAGGCTCGAATGCAGGCAGTTATTGGTTCGTAAGACCCGAAGGTTGTCCGGTGAAATCGCAGCTGCAGAAGCTCGGTCGATCGGAGTGAGCGTTGCGACGCACGAAAGTTTAAGACAGACGGGattgtcggtgaatcgatctcgCCATTTCATGTCTTCGCCACACACACGCTGCTTCCTGAACCTTTTTACGACGGTCGGGTGTCTGGCGTCATAGGAGATGACATCTATCGGGATACGGCGGTAGGTTTGCTGGATCACGTCAAGGTAAATCTCTCAGCGCGAGCCTCACAAAACGTTTTTGACCTCGTTCGATGCATAGATTACATGCCAGCTAGTAAgggcaccataccaagcaagcattttcaatgagtggacgcccaagtaacaatttgggcttTATTatattcttatgatggcatttaagagcaaaattggtcttcaaaaccgcaataagagtacaataaaactcacattgttacttgggcgtacTAATGATCAATATAGCGCCTTCAGACAGTGAGGATCATTGGAATCACGAGCGTCTTTAGCGATGAAACCTAATTGTCGAGAAGCTTTTGCTATAGCAGTGGTGCGATGCAAGTTGAAGGTGAGTTTGGCGTCAAGCAGTACCCCAAGGTCGCTAACTCTAACTCTAGTGAGAACATGCTCATTTATTTGATAGTTGTAGACGATCGAACTGGCGATGCGGTGGAATGTCACTACTTAACATTTCGGGATGCTGATCACaagccagtttttcctgcaccaaTCGACAAATAAACCTAAGAGCCTTTGCAGCCGGACACAGTCATCCATAGAACGAATCACCGAGTAGAATTTCAGATCGTCTGCATACATCAGTTTGCATCCAACACCAAGCAGCGTCGTAATATCGTTGAAAAACTAAACAAACAGAAGAgatcccatgttgctgccttaaGGAACGCCCGAGCAGTTGGTAACCTGGGAAGCGAATCAGGAGTCCAGCTGCACACGTAGAATTCTGCCTCACAAATAAAAACTGACCCATTTCGTGAAATTCCGAGAGCGGCGAAATAGCTTGGATGCAGCAGAAAGACTGGTAATATCACGATAGTTCCGAATATTTCGACGATCGCCACTTTTGAACACAGGAAACATTAATGACTGCTTCCAGGTATCCGGAAATTTTCCATGCTCGaatgatttattgaaaataaggCACAAAGGCTACACTAGCGCCATTGCACAACGGCGGAAGTGGATGAATCAGGTACTACgggtactacttggagagattcccaacATATATCTGgtaaaagtcggtaggctacgatggaccggacacgtcgtaaggattgCTCGAATTTTTGCTCGAACATGTCCCATTATCCTTTGCTCCAGCTGCCTTCCCATTGTTTGGCAGCCAAATTTCATTATCGCTTGAATGACTTCTCGTCGCTTACAGTTTCATGCATCTCTGTTAGTATTCCCTTCACGATCGACCAGTGGTCCTTAATCTGCCTTAGCTCTAAGCTTCACCGGCTTCCACTACTTGGGAAGCATAATAACTAGTATGCATTGTCGTTATACCACTGCCCAGTCGAATAAGAGTTCGAGAAGTTACGAAAACCTCACTGTTCAGTCCGCAAAGAACTTTCTCGTGAACTTCGATCTCTTTTTTATTTGGTAATCTTCCGGAACACTTTAGAGATTGAATGAGCTATAGAATTCTTCTACATAAATCGGTACGAACATTTTTCATCATCGTATTTCGTCAGCAAAGTCTCGTAGAGTATTTTTGAGCGTTTTTTGCATCTAGATTTTGCTTCGTAACACGGACCGGTGGAACTTGTACTTTGAAACTTCGCAAATCAGCATGCTTCTTTACTGTTTGGACATAGGATTACAAAACTCGTACCGAACCACCACTTTCAAATGAGTTTTAGGATCAGCTGACTTTGCTTTTCCGCCCTCTTTCATGTTTCATGATGATGATCAGATGTCCTCCAAATTATTTCAAGACCTCACCATAGATTTGGAATGATTCGGATAGTTTGTAATATTCCTGATGAACTTATCCTGACAACAATAAGACCAACTTTGTGTTTCTGGCatataattaaatttgaataatggtagttcttttacaatcaACGTAGGGAACAGTAGAAGAAACTAGTAAAACACTAATGTTGATAGGATCCAACAGAACGGGAccaacaaaaagtggaaaattaggtaagggagggtcattgaagcaacgcctaAAAAGTTGTATACCGCTCCTTCTTATCTAAGCTGCGGGAaataagttagattaaacttctcgtccTGTGGTTTGACTGCAATCGACGGagaaagaggcacaatttgtgtctaaaaatagctcaACAAGCCAGTGTTGGTGGAGTTTGAaatacgtcgcacgcttaataaaGGGATTGTGGAGTCTCCCTTTTGTCCAGgccgctgtggttcaaaggttcatcACTACCGGCGATCCACAGGGCCTGGGAGGACGAGTggattcaaatccggttataattgactccgattgtagcttggttcgatccgcgcATCCCCCAACTTGGAAAAGGGAGCGGTTCACAACTTTTTAGGTGTTGCGAAGACCATCTCTTACCTAATgtttcgctctttccccttcgcTCCTGGTCCTGTTTTGTTGGATTCTTACCTACTTGGCTGGCCTTACAcatctcgctccatctggtcATGCCACCtcactcgctgtgcccctcttcgtgtTCCTACCGGACTCGATGCGAAACCagctttgcaggatagttgtccggcattctagcaatatgtcctgcccaacgtatccgtccagctttctgaagccactttctgaatactaggttcgccgtagaaacgcgcgagttcgtggttcattcttagCCTCCGTGGCGGTGTATCCAATGATGGTTCTTAGCATCCGCTGTTCAAAAACGCCGAGTGACCGCATGTCCTCCTCTAGCAATGTTCACGTTTCATGCCCATAGAAGACAACTGGActaattagtgttttgtacaatGTACACGTTGTACGGAGACTCAGATTGTTCAACCGCAAGCGTTTATGGAGTCTGTAATAGGTACAATTTCAGCTGGTAATACGCCTTTCAAtgtcacggctggtattgttgtcctctgttaccAATACCACCAATACCAAGCcgaggtatacgaactcgtcgactgcTGTCCGCCAGCagatactttgttttagacatatttatcttcaatccaatcttggCGTACTGATCTTCGAccacctcaaatgttctgctgaCAGCATCCATCTACGCTGTCGACAAAGCAGATAaaatgactggatttattgaaaatcgagccacgcaatgttgaatagcaggcaggaaagatcatctccttgtcgaagtcccctgcgagatttgaATGgttccgacaatccacccgagattctcacacaacaCTGGGTCGCACCATCGTAACCATAAtgagtctagtaagcttaccagGAATACCTTTTCGTCCAGAATtaaatgcggctttgaaattaataaataggtgatgcgtgggaactcggaATGCGCGACTCTTCTGGAtaatctgccgcagggtgaagatttgatctgttgtagaccgaccctccatgaagccggcctgataacttccaacgaatctattggctattggcaacaatcaatggaagatgacttgggaaagcactttgttggtggtattcaggatagtgatcgcccGATATTTCTCTCTTTCGGTCACCGCACATTCGTAAATCAAATTACTTCCATTTTTATCTTTATACATTTTAGCCATCGGCACTAAGTCTTTGCGAAATTCGTAGTCTTTGATAAAACTTTCGTGTGGCGTAAAAACGGTACTTCGCGAGTTCTTCGTACTCCTTCTCCTCAGGACTGGTGGGGCTTCTTCATCTGGAAGAGTCGGATTTGCTGTccccgcttctgtttgtatcgctccacattctgacgggtgactctacgcagcatttcttctcatccaatatctgatGGTACTCTACGTCAAAcaattcgttacgtcgatttcgtgccacacggcctaagaCGTTCAGTTGAATCCTATCAACTTCTTTGTTTcagtactttcttctaccgtatCCCCTACTTTAATTGTAACAAAACTAGTGttataaaattaaaagaaattataACAACTGCTTACTGTGATTCCATACATTAGCACGgagtgacaaaaaaaaatttttttgatatacttttcaagtgacctagtgttgtgtacgttgttagtcgcgCCTAGTACATCATGAAAAGACATTTGACACGTGAgattcaacgtttttgtagtaaACGTTTTTGTAGTCGACAAGCGAAAAATGATTCTAGTTGGCCGTATAAAGTTGTCGTTCTTGAGCAATCTTTGTTACAGCTAGAGCGCCGCCGCGATCTTCAACGTTCTCGAGCGATCGCTGGTGAAGTAGAGGGCGTCGCTGGAACCCACAATGTTCTCCAGCAGTCATTGTCTAAGTAGGGGCGCCACCGGTTTTCTTGATCTCCTACAGTGGTCGTTGTCGAAGTAGGGTAGCCGCTGGGAGTCTCGTTGTCATCCATCTAGCGGTCGTTCCTATGCTACGAAGCGCTGCCGGGACTCTCATTCTCCTTTTGCGGTAGGTCGATACAGTTGGGAGCACCAAAGAGACTCTCGTCGTTCTTGACCAGACGTCGTTGAAGTAAGGGTCGCCTCTGAGACCCTCGACCTCCTCCAGCGAACGTCATTGAAGCATGGTTGTTTCGCCGAGACTTATAACGTCCTCCAGCAACTGTTCTTATGTTACGAAGCGCTGCTAGGAGTCTCTTAGAGTCAAAGTCTCTTACTGTCGATCGATTACAGTTGGGATGGGGACCATCACTAGTACTCTCGCGGGTCGTTGATAAAGAAAGGAATGCCGCCGGGTCCCTTAGCGTCATATAGCGGTCGTTTTGGAATCAGCGGGTTCCGTTGAGACTCTCGTTGTCATCCAGCGATCGTTGCAGAAGCAAGAGATGCCGCCGGGACCCACGTTCCAGCGGTCGATGTCGAAGCATATGGTATATGAGACTCGGCCCTAGGACCCTCGGATCAAAAGGTGGATTTTCAGGATACTGTACATACTTTCTAATATCTCCCGCTCAATCTTTCGACTGTGGTACAATCTAGGTACCTATAGATAGAAATCACGTGCAAGATGCACAGTTGTAAggttaggcgggtgatatatgaaaagcaaaaaactcttaaaaatggtttCAAATTCGCAAATATtgtccgatttggctgaaattttgaccaaatgcTTAGAATTGAACacaaaacaagtgatgttgagctgaagaatgtgggtcatttttaaggtcactttaaagACCCGTAAAGtgtgaaaaatttcattttttaattaaattttatatttaattgaaaaaatctcgtctaattTTTGTAAAACCATCGTAAATGTGTATATATTCAGAAAGCTTGTTCTATAAGCTTTCCAAAACcgtataaaaaaattaacattgcttggaaaataattgagttattcatgatagtatgtggacacctagccaaaaatcgttttttttgcaataacttgaaattttaaggGGGTTAGGAAGAtttaaaatgtgtttttatgatgtactaggtgtgactaacaacgtacactaggtcatttgagaagtaaTTTTTCCGTCTAACACCGTGTTGTTAATTCAGTAATTCAGTAAAactttcgcaaaattttatCCTTATGATAAAGAAATGGCAGCAATTATGTGCGTCcgaatttttttgtgttcaaccTTAACCTTAAATGTAGTTTGGAACTAAGTATATCATACAAAAAACGAAGAGCGCTTAAACGGCCAGATTCGTGCCTGATTTAGAATCATCTAAAATCTGGTTTTACTTAGAGCTATTTAATAGCATTTCGCGTGTTTCTGTTTCTAGGTAATTCTGAGTTGAACGAAACAAACATGCATAAAGTTTGCAATTTAGAGATGAAATACATGTTtgtgagaataaaaattaattgtagaattaaaaggaaaagtttttcattttttttcaatttacaatTTCTAGTAAGACGCCCGTCAAAGGAACATTAGCACAAAGCTTTTCTATCGTTTCATCTTTAGAAGCTCAAACAAAATGTAACAAATCCATCcaattttgaatataaatcAAAGCCTAGATCCGTAGAGTAAGAACTAAAATCAGTTTATATCCAACTTTGTTCTCAACATAGTTCATCGTTTTGAAGTGGAAAACCAACTCGTAGAAAAAAAAAGCCAAACAGCAATGGAGTCGACAACCTGCACATGTTCCAGTTCACAATCCATGCAAATCAAAAATAGTTTCAAACACCCAAACCCCTGCTCTGCCTACACTGTTCCTCCCAGTTCGACCCAATTTTCACATTCACCGAGATGAATCGTAGATTGAAAGGCTTTTGTTCGAGGGAAATTAAAATGCATGTCGCTACCGAACAGCCATCCGTTAGGGCAGTCCCCCGGAGCCGCAAACAAAAACAACAGGAATAAAACCTAGGTGAAAAGTTTCACCCAATCCGCTGCTGTCGTAGTTTTCATGTCCCGGCGCCCGATTATTGCTGCTGTGGCGAACCTTCCGGACGTTGTTTGCCGTGTGCTCAAGTATAAACCACAAGCGGCACAAAGAAAGTCACTGTTACCGTACCAAAACTATTCGTCTTTCAACGCAGACTTCCTAACAATGATCAAGTTTAACGTGGAAACGGAAAGCTTCGACAAGAAAAACTACATCGCCAGGGCCAGTCTCCGTTGCTGTTTTATAGGAAGaacaaaaaagcttttcgctattCGTGAACCTAGTGGCACACACATTCCCGCTTCCGACCGGTCGGAGTAAAGATGCACttatcaagaaaaaaaaacgatccaGAACGGGAAATTGAAGACAAGTTGCACACCAAGACAGAGTTTTGTTCGGTCTCGAAGTTTAGTTAAAAACGGCAATCTTTCGGGTGCTCGTTCCCGTTCATCGTATTTTTTATCGCGAAGGGTTCGCAAAAGCGAAACGTTCTGTTGCGTTTTCAGGAACAGATTAAAAAACAATCTCTCTTGAAAAACTCAATcctgtttttgttcttttttttacttttatttcatGCTCCCATAAATTTTacaaatgaataaaaatttaagtactacaaatttccttttttattacGCGAATGGGTGATGAAAGGTATTGGTTTCACACCCGACGAGTACAAATTTTACTCAACAACCGACAGATTTTACGCTGAAATCTGCAGACCTTTCGGGTGCTGGGTGCTGGCCCGGGACGTCTAGCCTCATCCAGCTACCCCCTGACGTGGTCCTCGAACCACAAGCAGTACAAAATATACTCCATGAAGCAGAAACATTTGTTCGAAAGCTGAATGTTAGTTTTTCACGAAACGGGTGGCTCTTTGTTCGACAAAACATGAGCATCCACCCAAAACGGAGAGACGCTACTCTGAGAGGTATTTTTATTTAGTTCAACAAAGTATGCCTGCTTGCACAAGTTAGTTTTATGATGTTTCTGTGGTTAAATTTCCGTGCTGTGAATTTTCAGTTCATGAGTTATTTGACGCTGAATATGAGTTTGCCTGTCCGACTAGTAGTTGGTAGTTCCAATTTGGTACTTAAGCCACAGCCTGCATGTGAAAATTGAGCTGACCGTGCTTGAAAAAGAATGCTCGCCTTTTAGTAATTACAAAACTTTACCCTCTCCTCAACCATCCATCCTCTCCCGCGTTGCATGAGAGACTCAAGAAGGACTCGCACGGTATACCTTCCATCCGCGGAATTTCCGATTCGGTTCAACCTGCACGAAAAACTTCCTCTACACTCACATTTGCTCCCCATCCAGGAATGAATGAAAACGAAAAGTTAAGCATGCTGCACGGTATTTGCTTGGCTAGAATGCCAACCTGAAGTTCAGCGAGAGctcaaaaatttcatgtttttttttctggcacacaaAAACTCTTTTCTCCCCAATTACCGCGCAACAGTTTGAGGCAGCTGCCAATGGATCGCCGGCTGGCGCCGCTAGTGATAGCAGCACCACTGAAGCGCGACACGCCAGAAAGCATCCAGCAAGCGGTGGCGGCAGCAGCGGTGGTGGCGGAAGCGGAAGACCGACTCCACCGATTCCGTCCACAAGCGAATCTAACCCGGCCAGTACGGGATTGGACTTCCAGCGAAAAAACTCACTCAACAGTAAGATCGATACCACGGGAAGCGGAAAGCGTTCGTCCAGTCTAGAACTCATACTAACACCCATTATTCAGAGCAGACGGTAAGTAGCTGGTGTGAGCCTTTGGTTCCGTAATGGAGCATTGTTGTTGTGTATTCTTATGGTTTAGACTGATTtaggaaatcaattttttttacgtaAATACGATAGTGAATATTTACGATTCTTCCTTGAACGCCACACTCTGCGCTGTTTAGATCTAATACGTTATACCATGATACCATCAGAAGTCCCATTCAGGGATGCTCTGCTTTGGAAAGGCAGTATGTACTTCGATCCTAACGGCCTATTTTAGCGCATTATCACAAATCAGCTCAACTTTACATAATGAGCTCCGCACAAGGGAGCTTTTATCGATTACATCATTGCACGGTGAACCATTATCGGTAGATATGTGGTCAAAAGTAAAAGTatctaaagtaaagtaaaacgaACTTTTACGTTGATTTCTATATAACTGTCGTTTGTCTAAGGGTAAAGCTAAGTTTGTGAAAGTCCAATCCAATTATCAACCAAATAAAAGTAGCGGATATAACAATCTCATCCGGCTGCATCGATGTACAGTTTCATCGTTTTAATTTACAACATCTTAACCATGTGTGGGTGCCTATGTTGCAATTGTTTAAATTCATGTTGCCACCTTCCAATGTTTATCTTAACAATCTGAACCCGCTGTGCATTAACGAGACGCAAAAGGGATGCTTTCGAGGCTATTTTGAAACGCACACAACACGGCTGCTTTCAAGGTTCGCCTATCGCAAATATTTCCGCCCTTTATTGATATGTCCTGCCGGCAAACATTTCCTGCATCAGGCGCACAAAAGCAACAAAAGCAAATTATGTTCTCGAATGTGCGTGCCGCGTATGATGTGTACGAGCAGGAAATTTTCAACATGAAAGCAATGAATTATTGTTTACTTTGCACTAGACTACACACAGGTATTTGATTTTCTTGCTGCCTATCGCTTTGAATGCATTGTGGCGTCTAAGCTCTAAGTTACAACCGACATAGCAGGGATTGATTTCAGCTGTTATCACAATATCTTGTGTCAGTGTGGTAAACCGACTAAAGATGGAAACGCCATTCATCTGATGGATGATTGAAACGTTCACCCTCAGAAACAGAATTTCTACACTATTTATCTACAGATTTTTGCAGAAATTTTATGGGATAGAAGTACGAATTATTTTTACATCGCAAGTTAAAACTTCCTATGTCGGCTATaaaatctattttcactttacaATAATTTCATTGGAATTTGCATTTGCTCAGTAAAAACTTGCATTATGTAAATGGGTTGAAATAAAGAATATGTCTTCGCCGTTATCCGCGCTCGTGCTTCAATGAAAAGCTAATTGTAACTGCGAGGTCATATTGGTAACGTACAACTTTTCCGAACAATAGCTTCCAAAACACTCCAGCATTGCCATTTGAAACGCACCATTAAATttttagagcacattattaGACTCACTGTTTTACATAAAATTCTTCCAAACGGGATCTTCTATTGTAGTTGTGATTGTTACTGCCTGTGACTTTGGTTTGCCAAAATGTTCTTGCATTGAAATTAGAAATAATCTGCTCTCAGGAAGTGACTATaatgcc contains these protein-coding regions:
- the LOC128745512 gene encoding band 4.1-like protein 4A; protein product: MAALCNPRRGGEWIRDLLTDPHTDSSSCQIGCKPVQQAPTESEAVQLGDGNTMVDFVEGSGEISIYCVSLRTFSEAISHDDLPGQALLDVVFARLNLIETAYFGIRYIDQDNQTHWLDPAARLSRQLKGTKAPFDLYFGVKFYACDPCKLVEEITRYQLYLQVKQDILQGRLPVSFELAAELGAYVVQAELGDYDPRKHPPAYVSEFRLLNNQTKEIENRIHELHMQLKGMSPSQAEFNYLDKVKWHDMYGVDLHPVLGEDSVEYFLGLTPGGIVVLRNKTTVAHYYWPRIAKVYFKGRYFMLRVCDKNNEISTYGFETPKKSACRHLWKCCVEHHSFFRLVRTAPMQAISGAASLTSLSSKFRYSGRTERQQIADVMSQQRAPPAFTRTPSRRQPRRIIDEKQEEKVFDTPKYIQQEIKSVSIPQPAQTFDSPYRSTCSIPAALNTSSKSYPAPPDSPRSTRSAPWMRSQQRGLFGINSSPKSVRSVSTRMSAPANTNRMRSSSVESHSSNDSRSGRRRRHRSRRVSDNESEMSRGSGRSGRSHNSHRKHRRHRSKNRRNRSDTESRDRSYSSHRRSTESIELVDSGEQWLEVQRKQADNVQKAAVIKSSQVLKGSTPDSGIVHHHRSRRHRKHRSPSEKIWSSELTKHLQFDLVDTTGMTEDQLREIPYTVVETDHLATKKPNSLKVHKTSHHVNQRIDRIREYPKENVNDNMSGVNGSIRSASTISSSRDYDRNSGLIRMMSSMSMGDFISPTGSSLSPLDSSGLRVSHEHTDSGLGADQDYAYSSERSSDSAKYGTNKSSGASVTSAHTKSSSSNNMKNHHHSVSSNSTTTTTRKPPLCPSRQQKLPGPIIPGVHSTSSAPNNRLINSSNTHFQNNHYTFSLTRQSASSGHGSRPAYGSSTGLGLNAYGYLDSAATLSSTSPYHYYYDGTGFRSAANQPCLVGLPGYENSRLGSIRGTKSDIGVPIRPKTHRHQQYITSVHSRLANGVSKRAMMPSTKTDYLENYKTGLERLKLSNNQNNGNSSNSHSPPEAFIGLLNTSVSVQNIINNNYQPAPAFKGSGTGSVCSSPGNNGQGMLGKGNDRVGPLVFLDSNQNRNSPAHEGHSFQANFEAAANGSPAGAASDSSTTEARHARKHPASGGGSSGGGGSGRPTPPIPSTSESNPASTGLDFQRKNSLNSKIDTTGSGKRSSSLELILTPIIQSRR